In Microbacterium maritypicum, the following are encoded in one genomic region:
- a CDS encoding aldehyde dehydrogenase family protein — translation MTTVPTHISIDPDISEATKRFLAQPPRLLIDGELVEAHSGRTIDIVDPGTGAVIARSAAADAVDADRAVQAARRAFAPDAPWRKMSALDRGRIILRLARLLEERADEFVELEVLDGGKLKGAAASVDLPLAINHFEYFGGWPSKIEGNTIPVSVTDAMVRTERVPVGVVAQIVPWNYPLLMGVWKIAPALAAGCTIVMKPAENTPLSLLRLGQLALEAGMPKGVLNILTGYGAEAGEALVDHPDVDKVAFTGSTAVGTRIAQRAAPMVKRVTLELGGKSPNIIFDDSPVEEAAAAAASAIFFNAGQACAAGSRLYVQKRSYDDVVGRLADIASSMTVGHGFDPSAQIGPVISTRQHERVLGYIDGAQEQGATVAAGGSAFPDAAIPGGFYIRPTVLTDVDDTFTAVREEIFGPVVVAQPFDDIDEIARRANDSPYGLAAGIWTRDISKANRLARLLQAGTVYINMYGATDAAAPFGGFKMSGYGRDMGHANLESYLETRTVWTNLAH, via the coding sequence ATGACGACCGTCCCCACGCACATCAGCATCGATCCCGATATCAGCGAGGCGACGAAGCGCTTCCTCGCCCAGCCTCCTCGCCTGCTCATCGACGGAGAGCTCGTCGAAGCCCACTCCGGGCGCACCATCGACATCGTCGACCCGGGCACGGGCGCCGTCATCGCCCGGTCGGCGGCGGCGGATGCGGTGGACGCCGACCGCGCGGTGCAGGCTGCGCGTCGCGCCTTCGCACCGGATGCGCCCTGGCGGAAGATGAGCGCGCTCGATCGCGGACGGATCATCCTGCGTCTCGCCCGCCTGCTCGAGGAGCGCGCCGACGAGTTCGTGGAGCTCGAGGTGCTCGACGGAGGCAAGCTCAAGGGTGCCGCCGCGAGCGTCGATCTGCCGCTCGCGATCAACCACTTCGAGTACTTCGGCGGCTGGCCGTCGAAGATCGAGGGCAACACGATCCCCGTGTCCGTGACGGATGCGATGGTGCGCACCGAACGTGTCCCGGTCGGAGTCGTCGCGCAGATCGTGCCCTGGAACTATCCGCTGCTCATGGGTGTGTGGAAGATCGCTCCCGCGCTCGCCGCGGGCTGCACGATCGTCATGAAGCCCGCCGAGAACACCCCGCTGTCTCTGCTGCGCCTCGGGCAGCTCGCGCTCGAAGCGGGCATGCCGAAGGGCGTCCTCAACATCCTCACCGGATACGGTGCCGAGGCCGGCGAGGCGCTCGTCGACCACCCCGACGTCGACAAGGTGGCCTTCACCGGATCTACGGCTGTGGGTACGCGCATCGCCCAGCGTGCCGCTCCGATGGTGAAGAGAGTGACACTGGAGCTCGGCGGCAAGAGCCCGAACATCATCTTCGACGACAGCCCGGTCGAAGAGGCGGCGGCCGCTGCGGCCAGCGCGATCTTCTTCAACGCCGGTCAGGCCTGTGCGGCGGGCTCGCGGCTGTACGTGCAGAAGCGCTCGTACGACGACGTGGTCGGTCGGCTCGCCGACATCGCCTCGTCGATGACGGTCGGCCATGGCTTCGACCCGTCGGCGCAGATCGGGCCGGTCATCTCCACCCGTCAGCACGAGCGCGTGCTCGGCTACATCGACGGCGCTCAGGAGCAGGGGGCCACGGTCGCCGCGGGAGGATCCGCCTTCCCCGATGCCGCGATCCCCGGTGGCTTCTACATCCGTCCGACCGTGCTGACCGACGTGGACGACACCTTCACCGCCGTGCGTGAAGAGATCTTCGGCCCCGTCGTGGTGGCGCAGCCCTTCGACGACATCGACGAGATCGCGCGCCGGGCGAACGACTCGCCCTACGGCCTCGCGGCGGGCATCTGGACGCGCGACATCAGCAAGGCGAACCGACTCGCACGACTCCTGCAGGCGGGAACCGTCTACATCAACATGTATGGTGCGACCGATGCGGCCGCCCCCTTCGGCGGATTCAAGATGTCGGGCTACGGCAGGGACATGGGCCACGCCAACCTGGAGTCGTACCTGGAGACGCGCACGGTCTGGACCAACCTGGCGCACTGA
- a CDS encoding MFS transporter: MDLRKKTLLAAICAVAVATVYAAQPVLAQMGRDLQLPTDALGWLVSAGQLGYLVGLVLLVPLGDRFDRRRLIALHLGLVAAGMLAVAVAPAAGVAFAGLTLTGIFAVVVQTTVAYAAAVSDPGERGRNLGFVTSGVVVGILGSRLIAGMMADLWGWRSVYVVLAALSIVLGVAALRLLPTDVRPPARRYADLVGGIGRLLTEPVFLSRGAIAFFLFASFGTLWSGMALPLSDAPWELSETQIGFFGLAGLTGALGAVRAGRWADGGEANRVTGLALLALIVSWVLIAQLPWSLTLLIVGIVVLDFAVQAVHVSNQHTLTALHPDRVSTTIGGYMVFYSLGSAVGAVTTTVSFSAWGWAGSSILGAVFAAAALVAWRLGLPFVGKPRSGEPDSARHSGPITQRG; the protein is encoded by the coding sequence GTGGATCTCCGGAAGAAGACACTGCTGGCCGCCATCTGCGCCGTCGCCGTCGCGACGGTCTATGCCGCGCAGCCCGTGCTCGCGCAGATGGGGCGAGACCTTCAGCTGCCGACCGATGCGCTCGGCTGGCTGGTGTCGGCGGGACAGCTGGGCTACCTCGTGGGACTCGTCCTGCTCGTTCCCCTCGGCGACCGCTTCGACAGGCGGAGGCTGATCGCCCTCCATCTCGGCCTCGTGGCCGCCGGGATGCTCGCGGTCGCAGTCGCCCCGGCCGCGGGCGTCGCGTTCGCCGGCCTCACACTCACGGGGATCTTCGCCGTCGTCGTGCAGACGACCGTGGCCTACGCCGCAGCGGTGTCGGATCCCGGCGAGCGCGGACGGAACCTGGGCTTCGTGACGTCGGGCGTGGTGGTCGGCATCCTCGGGTCGCGGCTGATCGCCGGCATGATGGCCGATCTCTGGGGGTGGCGCAGCGTCTACGTCGTCCTCGCGGCCCTCTCGATCGTGTTGGGGGTCGCAGCACTACGTCTACTGCCCACCGACGTGCGTCCACCCGCCCGTCGATATGCAGACCTCGTCGGAGGCATCGGCCGCCTGCTCACCGAACCCGTCTTCCTCAGCCGCGGCGCGATCGCCTTCTTCCTCTTCGCCTCGTTCGGAACGCTCTGGAGCGGAATGGCGCTTCCTCTGTCGGACGCGCCCTGGGAGCTCTCCGAGACGCAGATCGGGTTCTTCGGCCTCGCCGGCCTGACGGGTGCTCTGGGCGCCGTTCGCGCGGGCCGCTGGGCGGACGGCGGGGAGGCGAATCGCGTCACCGGACTCGCACTCCTCGCCCTGATCGTCTCCTGGGTGCTGATCGCACAGCTCCCCTGGTCACTGACGCTGCTGATCGTCGGCATCGTCGTGCTCGACTTCGCGGTTCAGGCCGTGCACGTCAGCAACCAGCACACTCTCACCGCGCTGCATCCGGATCGAGTCTCCACGACCATCGGCGGGTACATGGTCTTCTACTCGCTGGGGTCTGCCGTCGGCGCCGTCACCACGACCGTCTCCTTCAGCGCGTGGGGATGGGCCGGATCCTCGATCCTGGGCGCGGTGTTCGCCGCCGCGGCTCTCGTCGCGTGGCGACTCGGACTTCCCTTCGTCGGGAAGCCCCGGAGTGGCGAGCCGGACTCAGCACGCCACTCGGGCCCGATCACGCAGCGGGGATGA
- a CDS encoding winged helix-turn-helix transcriptional regulator, whose translation MSDAPDRPQWTDPTCPVARTVDLVGDRWSMLIIRDAMDGARTFTDFQQRTGIARNILADRLRRLAAYGLVEQVDAPPAKRKHYELTAAGEELFPVILALRGWGERHAFVAGEAHSTLVDAAGERVVASAPLGADGAPLTSGNTRVVR comes from the coding sequence ATGAGCGATGCCCCCGATCGTCCGCAGTGGACCGATCCGACCTGTCCCGTCGCGCGCACCGTCGACCTGGTCGGCGACCGCTGGAGCATGCTGATCATCCGCGATGCCATGGACGGCGCCCGCACGTTCACCGACTTCCAGCAGCGCACGGGGATCGCGCGCAATATCCTCGCCGACAGGCTCCGCCGCCTCGCCGCGTACGGGCTCGTCGAGCAGGTCGATGCTCCCCCGGCCAAGCGGAAGCACTATGAACTGACCGCTGCCGGCGAGGAGCTCTTCCCGGTGATCCTCGCCCTGCGGGGTTGGGGAGAGCGCCATGCCTTCGTTGCCGGGGAAGCTCATTCAACTCTCGTCGATGCGGCGGGTGAGCGGGTGGTCGCATCTGCGCCCCTCGGCGCCGACGGTGCGCCGCTGACCAGTGGGAACACCCGCGTCGTGAGGTGA